TTGCTTCGTAATTAACATACACCTCTAGCGTGCCTTAAGAATAATAAAATTGACGCTTATTTATCAAAAAGATACTGTAAAATACTTCTGAACATGCTAGGAATGTAAACTATCTTTCGATAAATGAAGTTCACAGATTCAAAGGGCTAATTTAGTATGATCAGACTATACGGTCCGCCAACTGATGATAGTGAACTATATGGGGATGtctatttcttttaaaaaatgaTCAATGTCTGGACGAACCAACTCATGATCATTTTATTACACTAGTCTTAGGGAAGTTAACTAATAATGATTATTAACACTCTCTAAccaaaaagaaataaataaaaaatttaaaagaagCAAAATCGTGTTCATAATGTTATCTTGAGATAGTAACACTCTTAGGAGAGAAAAAAAATAGCAAATTCTTTGTTGCATTCAAAATgctaaattttaggaatttttacATGCTTCAAAAAAaggaaatatttaataattaaaatttagttgatttaaaaCATCTAAATATTAAGGAAAAActtaaatgataattttgtacaatgtaaaatctattttaaagggtaaaaaaggcgaactaTATTTCGCTACGAAATTTCGTactttaaatatattttattatttattattattacatatGCGTGACTACTTTAGGTTTAGGTTATTCACACAAACTTGTTTGCGAATTATTAAAATTTGTAGTTTGTAAAATGATTTCCAGCTAGGCTGCTAGCATGCCAAAATTACTTTCAAGCTCAAGAACCGAACTGCATAGCTTCTGAATTTAAGAAAGATTTTTTCACGATTAAGTCCATGTCACATATTATTCGCTTTGGGCCTAGGCTCGCGCGGTTTTTCCTTCGGGTTATGCTACCTTGAGCCCCAAAAGCAAGCGTACCATGTGAACTTGTGTCATGTCTTATAAAAGCTATTCACTTCCTCTTTTATTCTGATGTGGGATTTGCCTAAGGTGACATGTGCACTTCTAGCCTAGAAGCTTGTTAGTCCTGCTTGACCCGCCCTCGTCAGCCCCCTCTCTATCATGGGCATCACATTCACCCCCGTTGGGACTTAACATCTTCGCTAAGGTTTGTCCCACCATCGTACTAGGGGAGATtcagctctgataccatatttatCACGACCCAAGCCCAGGACTCGTATTGTCCGCTCTAACCCTAGGCTCGCACTGATTTGTCTTTCGGGCTACACCACCTCGAGCGCCAAAAGCGCGTGTACCATGTGAACTTGTGCCATACCTTATAAAGCTCTCCCCTTCCTCTCCCATTCTGATGTGAAATTCGGCTAAGGTGATATGTGCACCATTCAGGGGTGGATCTACGTGTAAGGGATGGGATGGTACGCCACCCGCAAGCTTTGGCCGAAACTATGCAATACTATGTAtacatacatgtatatatagaagGAATGTATACAAATACTTTAAGTGGCACCCTCAGTAACAAAAAGGCTTAAGGTGCCACCGGCAAGGCATTGCCAATTACAGGGGAATCCtttgtttcttctttctctttacttaattgctCTTTTTTGTTTATTAATAGATCCCATTGACGTTTTCTTTGATCttattagtttatttttattcaaaGAAATCTCCATTATTTCACTTTCCTAACTCCTCCGTGATTTatcaataaataaagaaaaattaacaGTTTTCTCGAGGACCACAACTTTGAAAATCTATTtgcagaaacaaaaaaaaaataaaaaaagaatccTTGAATAAGTTATTGTTTTAATCAATGATGAAAGTTTGTTTTTTTTGTCAGATTGCTGTAAAGTAGGACAATTGTATATAATATCGAGTGAGTTaagttttatgaaaaatataaattgaAAAATGTCCGTAAACTTACTTAATATTTAGGGTGCTTATTAGTATAAGTTTTTGCCTTAAGTATTTAAATATAAAGTGATAACGAGTCTTTTTTCTCGTACAAAATGTATAATCCAGTTGAATTTTTATGCTTTTTTCCCAAGTTATCATAATTATTATGTAATCTTTTTGCTCGATCGATTTGTTTATATTAACTCCAAAGACGAATAACCCGAACCAAAACTCAAATAGACCAAACCGATTAAATTTATACCCTATTAGACAATGTAATTAATTTGTAATATGACTATGTTCAAAAATTTTGGCACCCGAAGCCGCTAAATCCCGGATCCGCCTCTGGCACCATTTCTTCATAAGCTTTCTAGCCTAAAAGCCTATGAGTCATGCTTGACCCACCCTCATCACCTCGCTCTCCGTCATGGTCATCACAATTCTCGTCATATGATATATAGCTAAACTAAATTACCAGAACATTAATCGAATTAACACAATGATAAGGCCCTATTTAGACTAAATCAAAGTAAACACTTACCAACTAAAGAAAATTAAGGAAGCACCAAATGTACGTACAGAAGAGGCACATGATTCTTTTTTTCTCATATAAATAATTAAGCAGAAACAATTATAGGGCAACTCTCCTTTGGCAGATAACAAATGTACGTAAATACGTGTTGATAACTAAATATCTGCCAAACGGAGAGCTGCCCTACAACTGGTTCACTTATGATACATTTCAAAATCTGAAGCTTTATTTCTGAATCTCCATATAAGGAAATTAGACCGTGGAGAGCAGAATTTATAACTGGTTCAAGATTATAAGGTTATAAAACGCCAGGATATGCCATTGAATTATGCCAAAGGAATGAATGGATATCCTCTAATATGATGCCTTGCTTTTGAGCATTCCATGCAAAAGCTTCTTTTATCTGAAAAAAGGACTGATCAATTAATGATCTTATTCCTCCTCATATATCTCCAAATGTTAATTTAGATTCCAGTTAGCATGATCTTGACTCTCTTCTCTTACAAGACCTTTCTCTCTCTTGATattgtgtgtgtgagagagagacaAGAATAGATATATGAATACAGGTAGTTCTCTTTCATCGTATATAACAATCATTTACTATAAAAGTTACGTTTTTTATGGAACcaatttcatgttatgttataatattatGCTCACTATAACAGTATTTTACTATAACAACCAAAAAGATTAGGAACAAATAAAGTTGTCTCGGACAGGTTTGATTGTAATCGGAGAAAGATAGAAAGGGAGGAGAGCATACCCTTTGACAGAGCAGAGAATCATACTTTTGCTTCTACGCAACTAGTTATGAGTAGGTGGCAACAATCTTTTCCTCCTTTGAGGTATATTCTTTGACATATTCTTCCAAACATTTCTCCACACCGCAACCCCACTCTGGTCCTAAATATTTTCCATTTAGGCCAGCAAACACAGAGAAGTATAGGGGCAGTTCGGTGCACTAAACTTCCGTTATGCGTGGGGTTCGGGAaagggtcggaccacaagggtctattatacgcatccttaccctacatttctgcaagagattgttttcacggcttgaacccgtaCTTGATCTTTGGAGGGTCTTGAATACGAGATTTTCTGGTTGAAttgaaaaaaaagaggaaaaagaaaaaaatatatatcgtAAATACTATTATTAAGAAATAATTAGTATCCAACAATAAAAGCCCATACAGGTAGGGAGGtttaattataaattaaaaaagaagaaagaaacatTCAACAAATAATTCTGTCATTAAGCTTTGATGCCTGTATGTGCAAtttaaaagcaaaagaaagaagtGGGAGAGAATATCAACATATTATATTCCAGAATCCCTTCTATTCTCCAGAATAAACTCAAAACTTATTGACAGGCCTCTAAAACATAGGAGTATTAAAATTTTGGGATTATTGCAGAGAATAAAGACAATATACATCATATATAGTGGTATACATGTTCTTAATCCATGCACCCTCATTCAAACAAaagataagaaaagaaaaaaacgaAATTACATCATCAATTAATATGACTCCTCTTTTGCAAGTCTCTCATTCAGTATCCTTACTCCCATATACCTGCACATTTCACACAAACAAAAAAATTCCTTTTAGTAATCATCACATTTTTGAAGAACTAAGACatttatatatagtatagtagtagtaaaaaaataaaatcagCTCGGTGTACAAAGCATCCTACATTCACGCAAGATTCGGGAAGAGCCACATCCCAAGGGGTGTGATTTAGTCTGCCTACCCTAACACAAACATCAGTGGTTgattccacggcttgaacccgtcacctataggtcacacggagacaactttaccgttgctccaaggggtgtgatgtaggcgGCCTGCACTGACGCAAGCATCAGTGACTGATACTACGGCTTGAACCgctgacctataggtcacatgaAGACAACTTTACTGTTGCTCCAATGAGTGTGATGTAGGCAACCTATCATGACGCAAGCATCAGTGGCAGATTCCCCAgtttgaacccgtgacctataggtcacacggagacaactttatcGTTGTTCCGATCCCCTTCGTAGTATTTTATATAAATTAGTACTGACCTTCCTAGCATCATGACAGTGGCTTGAGGATTAGTTCCAGGAGAGTAACTAAAAGTTGAACCATCAATTACCCTTAATTTTCCAATCCCAATAACCTTATAATCTTGATCAACCACCCTACCAACTTGACACCCCCCATGATAATGCCATATTGTCATAACTGTGTCCTTACAAAATTGTTCTAAGGACACTGAAACATTGTCATGTCTAGGCAATAAATTCACTGGTGCACTTGCTGTCAAATTGAGCAATGCTGGTATTGAAAGTGTATCATATCTGAATTTTGAGAATGATTTGGATTCAATTATGTTTTCTATCACTTTGAGCCCATTTACACATCTTTGTAAGTCCTCTGGCTGTTTGAAGTAATTGAAGGTGACGGATGGGTTGTCATTCGGGTTCCGGGTTCGGAGCTCCAAGTGTCCTGTGGATATTGGGCCCATTATCTTTTCTATTATGAATCCTCCTCTAAAAGCTGCATCATCTAGTTCACTCATGGCATTTATGGCTTTTTCCAAGGCTTCTGGTGTTCTTTGTTTTGGTGGCACTGTTGATAGCTGTCCAATCtgaaaaatgaacaaaaaatGGTTCTTTTCAAGTTTGTGTTGAATTAAACAAATTTGTTTTTTGGACTTTAACTTAAATAGCCACCCACGTAATCTCTTGAACTAAAAATAGCCGtcagatgtataatatatgtattaatgtgtataatcaatatatacaAGATAGAAAAAGGAAACCTTAAATCTGcctggctatttgtgtaacaatccccCCAAATTAATATCCAGAAAatgttatttttatataataaatagTATACGTATAACATACTTATTTTATACATAATCCatgtattttttttgtatatttagatAGTACTGTAATTAAATTTTTATCGAccgaaaaaaatatttcaaaagcCCAATAAACATAAGGACTCTAATGGGCATATCTAGGTCCATTGAACATTAAGTTAAGCAAAATTTGGGCCGACAAGAATACCCTTTCTTCAATTTTTTTCCAATTATATACTAGGGGGGTTAGAAAATGGAAAGGGGGAGAGAAGTAGAGACAATTAGAGTCAAATATACACATATTGAGGGAGAGATATCTATCAATTCTATCACTATACTATAATCTTTGGATGAGAAAATTGAGTTCAACTTCTATATACTAACAGTTTGTACTATCATACCacttataaaataaatacatacaaaAATCAGTATAAGTGAGATTAGTAACTTGAATTAAACAAATTATTATATTTGTCGTGCTAAGTTAAAAAAAGTACCTTTGGTGAGAACATTCCGTAATCGCTTTGAGTTTCATGTCCGGCGAAGTTCTCGCCGGAGGCAGCTTCAATGTAGCTACCAAAGTGAGTAATACCAACAACTTGAATGAGAGAAACTTCAACAGGGACAGGTGATGGCACAAAAATGGCATTCATTGGGTTGTCCGACATGCCTTGGCCAACATTGGGCTGATCCAATACAACCGTTATATTATGGGCCTTTAATTGGGCTAATGGGCCTACCCCACTTAACATTAACATTTGTGGGCTCCCAAGTGCCCCGGATGAAACAATTAATTCATTCATTTCTCCTTTTTTCAAGTAGGCCTTGTGTTTCTTCCCTAATGCATCTCTAAATACTACACCACGAGCTACTGGCCTTGCCACTCCTGCACAAAATtataaagttaaaaaataaaaataaataaaaaaacagTTTGATGGTGTATAAAGCATCTCGTGTTCACGTAGGGTTCGGGGAAGAGTTGTACCCTAAAAAGTATGATGTAAACAACCTACtctaatacaagcattagtgaGTTCTTTCATaactcgaactcgtgacctatacggagacaactttactgtTACTTCAAGACTCCCCTTTCTTTAACCCACATAAATTATTAAGAATACTTCTTCTTAACTCAAAGtttaaaatatgaaattcattAATCTCACCATCAAATAATGGTAGACTTAGTATATTGACACTTTCTTCATTAATTAGAACTATAGTAATATGTGCTACTGCTATTCTGCAAATATTAACTTAAAATTTCCGATCAATTTGCTTCCCAATCAGCATAGTTTGGATttcttttactttatttattCTATTATTTATTTGAGACTCTTTCCTTTTAGTGTGTACCCAAATATTGGCATCTTTTTATATTTGGAAAGTCTGTTAACTTTTTTATTTTACTCTTACTGATATGCTTATAACGATAGAAATGTCATAAGTCATAACTCATAACACGTTTCAAACTATATCTAAGGATACTTTTGTTCCAAAAGTTTATCTTCTTTCTTAAATTACGTCTCCCGTCAAAtgttgttaaataaaataaaacagaTGATCTGTTTTCTCTTTTTATGCAAGAAAAATATACGTACCTTTGGTATTGAACACGATTTTATGGACAGAAGCATGCAAAAGGACAGTGACGCCACTAGGATTAGCATACTCAAGAAGATCGGCAGCCGTGTGGCGGCTGCCGTTGGCGTCGAAGATAGTGCCACCAACCTTAGTCCCATTTATATGATCATACGTAAAACCATTGTACGGCACCACCCCAGATTCCACAAGACCGTCGCGCACGGCGGATTGCCACTGCTTAACCGGCGGTTGAAACGCCACTTTATTTTCCACCCAAATATACGACTCATTCACCAGCTTACCATCCCACCCCACGCGGTTCACGTACTTTGTGCCGGCGCGTGAGTAAAACCCGGCGTTTAAGCAGCTTCCTCCCCCCAGAACGCGTGCGCGCGCGTTGATCACACCGTCCTCGGAAATGAAACGCTGAGAAGGCGAAGTTGGCGAGAGATCAGAAAGTGGTGATCCAAATGCAGATAAATTCGTGATATTTGGATTTCCATAAGGCGAACCGCCGCGTTCGAGTAAAAGAACGCTGTAGTTTTGAGAAAGTGTGGCGGCTAATGGGCAGCCGGCGGTGCCGCCGCCGATGATTATGTAGTCGTAGTATGAAGTCTCCGGAGCTGTAGTTGCTTGGTGCATAAATGAGTAGTTTGGAGCTGCAAATCATACAAAGAGTTTTTTAACTTCTACACATTGATAAGTAAAATATTTTTGTTATGTAATTTAAAAGATATTGAGTTTAATTTCTATGTATTAATGGTGAAGAAAATATTTGTATAGTCGTATCATTCACAAGGAAATTATTGGTAAAATTCTATGATAAGTAGTAATTTTTTAATTGGTAACTAACCTGCTAACACATTTTAAACTaatagtataattttttttaatattattagtgtatataacttaaatctaaAAGAATTACATGTAATTTCAATAAAATGGGGATTAATAACTTGAAAAACATGACAAACTGCTAAAATTGATTAAATTACGTACCGAATAATGAAAATCAATAGGAAATGTTATTTGCTTCGTAAGAATAAGAATCCACTTCTATTAAATGAATGAGTTTTATGAAAATTGTCTTGATCATCGAGATATCGTTgagaaacaaataggaaaaaaTGTTATCAAACGATTTCAATGAGTATAGAATCAAGCTATAAATCTCGATCTATATGAAACGCACAGGTTCTTTTTCTTTCATTCGGTTTCATTTATAAGAGAAAAGACTTAGTATAAGTTAACTCCTTTCTTTACCATATGGGTACCTTCATTCTTGGTAGCAAATTCACTATTAACTAGAAAGAAAGGAAAAGGGGTAAGATTTTGTTACCTTTTTCAGAAGAACAAAAGCCATGAAAGAAGACAACTGCAAGAAGAGAAGCAGTGATCAAACCAAACTCCATTGTTAGTATTCAAGTACGTACTAAATAAAGTTAAGAGATGATTTTCATGTATATGGACAGTTGAAGAAAGTGAGCATATATAGTGAAACTGAAACAATTTGGACGGCAATAAATTTGGAAGTACAGAAAGTTCCTTTATGGGATTTTAAGGAACAAGAAAATGCAGGAGTTGTGAACTCTGAATTATGCAGAAGAATTAGAAGAGGGATCAGGGAGTGGAGCTATAGAGTAGTGATTGCCGAATTTATTTAAAGGAACAAAGAAAATGATTAGTTTGGTCCAAAAATTTGtgtaaaaaaaaaaggagataTTCTAATTATGACAGTAGATGAGGCAAGGGAGAGGGGAAGAAGGTAGTTGTAGGATTTTAAAATGGGTGCATGCAATCAACATAAGCATATGCCTATCTTTTTCTCTTTCATTATTCACATGATTATTAATTTAGCCCCTTTTAATTCTATCAAATGCCAACATTGAATTTTGTCTAGGTCATTATAGAAGTGATTGAGATTGATAGATCTTAAAAGATTTAGATTCATGTGTCTAATGAATCTTTACACCTATAGTTATTCATTGTTCTATTTAGTTTTCTTTTATGGTTTAATAATATGGTATGCAAAATGAGGATGTTTGGATGGATGTGTGAGCATACCAGGTTAGATAAGATTAGAAATCATGAAGTTACTAGGAATAAGGTGAGAGTGGCCCCCGTGGAGGATAAGATTCGAGAAGCGAGGCTATGATGGTTCAAGCTTGTTAGAGGAGAAGCATAGATGCCCAAGTCAGGAGGTGTAAGAGGTTGGCCTTGGTGGGTATAAGGAAGGGTAGAGATAGGCCAAAGTGGGAGAGGTAATTAGGCGCGATATGGCGCAGCTTCAGCTTACCGATGACATAACCCTTAATAGAAGGGTGTGGAGGTTGAGAATTAATTAGGAGTAGAAggtgttgggattttaagcttgtgtagcttaaagaaggtgaatgaaaaatggaggaaaaataaaatatttgagtttcccttgggaaaggaacattgtcccatatcggaggaagaaaaggcttttgatgggtatatatataattgctcttcttctagctcttaaagagttaagaaaaaggtaAGCATCGCGCCGCCGTCGtcatcgctcgctcggctcggcttcggcttcggcttcagatttagatcg
The DNA window shown above is from Nicotiana tomentosiformis chromosome 8, ASM39032v3, whole genome shotgun sequence and carries:
- the LOC104109061 gene encoding protein HOTHEAD-like — protein: MEFGLITASLLAVVFFHGFCSSEKAPNYSFMHQATTAPETSYYDYIIIGGGTAGCPLAATLSQNYSVLLLERGGSPYGNPNITNLSAFGSPLSDLSPTSPSQRFISEDGVINARARVLGGGSCLNAGFYSRAGTKYVNRVGWDGKLVNESYIWVENKVAFQPPVKQWQSAVRDGLVESGVVPYNGFTYDHINGTKVGGTIFDANGSRHTAADLLEYANPSGVTVLLHASVHKIVFNTKGVARPVARGVVFRDALGKKHKAYLKKGEMNELIVSSGALGSPQMLMLSGVGPLAQLKAHNITVVLDQPNVGQGMSDNPMNAIFVPSPVPVEVSLIQVVGITHFGSYIEAASGENFAGHETQSDYGMFSPKIGQLSTVPPKQRTPEALEKAINAMSELDDAAFRGGFIIEKIMGPISTGHLELRTRNPNDNPSVTFNYFKQPEDLQRCVNGLKVIENIIESKSFSKFRYDTLSIPALLNLTASAPVNLLPRHDNVSVSLEQFCKDTVMTIWHYHGGCQVGRVVDQDYKVIGIGKLRVIDGSTFSYSPGTNPQATVMMLGRYMGVRILNERLAKEESY